One Candidatus Cloacimonas sp. DNA window includes the following coding sequences:
- the malQ gene encoding 4-alpha-glucanotransferase, translating to MHKTGILLHISSLPSNYGIGDFGPEAINFAAYLKAEGYTYWQILPVTHCGYGNSPYNPLSAFALNPYLISPELLYQQGLINQRMLEKVHIPPGSITQYERVYALKDKMLAQATANWMLTNNIDDYIEENAAYLKPYLTFLTLSKIYDDSCWYNWSEEHKHYSEELYQKIRLLDLEFVHTRAASQALVNEQLIGFKNCLKELGIILVGDLPLYLSYDSAEVWAHPEYFDLDDEGRRLHFAGVPPDAFAEKGQLWGNPLYKWEVLKQDGFKLFLDRIGKALNYLDILRLDHFIGYVNYWQVEPDWDKEGKPILPKNAMHGSWVNALPEDFFPLLLRKYMPAHFIAEDLGVLNQNVCKIRDSFGFPGMIILQFCFEESVPEVQYYPSERWLYTGTHDNHTLRGWFESLSPDSPSLKHLQEYCLKHRLMDNHPVLNADNISAIMRHIALSSGCQQIIFPLQDILGLGDEARMNIPGTALGNWQWRLDELIY from the coding sequence ATGCATAAAACAGGTATCTTATTGCATATCAGTTCATTACCTTCTAATTATGGTATCGGAGATTTTGGTCCGGAAGCAATTAATTTTGCTGCCTATTTGAAAGCAGAAGGATATACATACTGGCAGATATTACCTGTAACTCATTGCGGCTATGGTAATTCTCCTTATAATCCTCTTTCCGCTTTTGCTTTAAATCCTTATCTGATAAGTCCTGAATTACTTTATCAACAGGGATTAATCAATCAAAGAATGTTGGAAAAAGTGCATATACCACCTGGTAGCATTACTCAATATGAACGCGTTTATGCTTTAAAGGATAAAATGCTGGCTCAAGCAACAGCAAATTGGATGCTTACCAACAACATAGATGACTATATAGAAGAAAATGCCGCTTATTTAAAGCCCTATTTAACTTTTCTCACTTTAAGCAAGATTTATGACGATAGCTGTTGGTATAATTGGAGTGAAGAACATAAACATTATAGCGAAGAACTGTATCAAAAAATCCGTTTGCTGGATTTAGAATTTGTTCATACTCGGGCAGCATCACAAGCATTGGTAAATGAGCAGCTGATTGGCTTTAAGAATTGCCTAAAAGAGCTTGGCATAATTTTAGTGGGGGATTTGCCTTTATACCTTTCTTACGATAGTGCCGAGGTTTGGGCTCATCCGGAATATTTTGATTTGGATGATGAGGGCAGGCGTTTACATTTTGCCGGTGTTCCACCAGATGCTTTTGCCGAAAAAGGTCAGCTTTGGGGCAATCCTCTTTATAAATGGGAAGTTTTAAAACAGGATGGTTTTAAGCTCTTTTTGGATAGAATCGGTAAAGCACTGAATTATTTGGATATACTTCGCCTTGATCATTTTATCGGTTATGTAAATTATTGGCAGGTAGAACCGGATTGGGATAAAGAGGGAAAGCCAATTTTACCCAAAAATGCTATGCATGGCTCTTGGGTAAATGCTTTGCCAGAGGATTTTTTCCCTTTATTATTAAGAAAATATATGCCTGCACATTTTATTGCTGAGGACTTAGGCGTTTTAAATCAGAATGTATGCAAAATTAGGGATAGCTTTGGTTTTCCCGGAATGATAATTCTACAGTTTTGTTTTGAAGAAAGTGTTCCGGAAGTTCAGTATTATCCTTCCGAAAGATGGCTCTATACTGGAACGCATGACAATCACACTCTTCGGGGTTGGTTTGAATCACTTTCTCCCGATTCGCCTTCACTTAAACATTTACAAGAATATTGCCTAAAACACAGATTAATGGATAATCATCCTGTTTTAAACGCTGATAACATTTCTGCCATTATGCGACATATTGCTTTATCTTCCGGATGCCAACAGATTATTTTTCCTTTACAAGATATATTGGGCTTGGGAGATGAAGCAAGAATGAATATTCCCGGAACTGCTTTAGGTAATTGGCAGTGGCGTTTGGATGAACTAATATATTAA